The Mercenaria mercenaria strain notata chromosome 8, MADL_Memer_1, whole genome shotgun sequence genome has a segment encoding these proteins:
- the LOC123566109 gene encoding nuclear receptor 2C2-associated protein-like, giving the protein MAAPIEINVSQLRVSSVLNRDVKQYGKKFLVDGNEDTCWNSDQGSPQWITIDFERDVVPVDVSIQFQGGFAGGDCWLEGKMDVNSDWEKIDDIYPEDNNSLQTFKVNTSGKAIVSMKIVFGKSTDFFGRITIYQLKVNRDIR; this is encoded by the exons GGTTAGTTCTGTGCTAAACAGAGATGTAAAGCAGTATGGAAAGAAATTTCTGGTGGATGGTAATGAAGACACATGCTGGAATTCAGATCAG GGTTCACCGCAGTGGATTACAATAGACTTTGAGAGGGACGTTGTACCAGTTGATGTCAGCATTCAGTTCCAGGGAGGTTTCGCAGGCGGAGACTGCTGGCTAGAAGGGAAGATGGATGTTAACTCTGACTGGGAGAAAATAGACGACATCTATCCTGAAGATAATAATTCACTACAA ACATTTAAAGTCAACACTTCAGGGAAAGCCATTGTGTCAATGAAAATCGTGTTTGGTAAAAGTACAGACTTTTTTGGACGGATTACTATATACCAGCTGAAAGTGAACAGAGATATCAGATGA